The genomic region TCGGACACCTACTTTGCAGTGGGTCGAGCCGCCCTTCGGCGAACACCATTACATCGAGGCGGCTATATCCATGGGACTCAAACTCAGCCCGGGCATTCGACCCTGGAATTGGAAGGACCGTCCTTTTCCGCTGGCCAAATTGGAGGCCAGCCGACCAGGACCACCACCGGATCCGGCAACACTGGTCGGGGAGGCGGATGGGATTCCAATCTACGAACGGGAATACGTGAATTATGCTGCGGTGACGAGTCCCGAGGGCGATCAAGTTTGTGAAGCCGTAGGCTCAGGCGGTTTCATCCAAGTAACCTGTAATAACCCGGCTCCCGGCGAATTGGTGGTTCAGGAAAACACCTGGTCGGGGTGGCGGGCGTGGCGGGATGGGGAACGCGTGGAGCTGATCGGCGATGAATGGCTTCAGGTCGAAGCGCCAGCCGGCAGGCACCTCTACGAATTCCGCTACCTCCCCTGGGACGCTCCATTGGGATTATTGCTGACTCTGATTGGCCTGGGGCTGTGTGGCTGGATGTGGTTTCGCGATTCGGATAGAACGAATCAAAGGGAGACGCATAGAGACGATCAAGAATGAGTCTTCTCTACGCCTGACCGTGTCTCATAATGGCAATCAACGACCGCTGCAGATCCCTGCATCAGGTGAGCAAACTGCGGGCGCGGCGCGTTAAGCCAGGATCTTCTTCTCCATCAGCGTCACTTCAAATCGCTTCTTGAATATCTCTTGTCCGATGGTCACCCAATTCAACGTTCTATAAAAGACTTCCATGTCGGGCGTAAATAAATACAGCTTTTTTATCCCCAGCTTCACCGCTTCGGTTTCGATGCGCCGCATCAAAGCCGTACCTGCACCCTGGCGCTGGTAATCGGAGCGTACGACGACGGAAGCGACCCACGGCGATAAATCCGGACGACTGTCCAGGTCGTGTTCGACGAGCGACACAGATCCGATGGGGATTTTCTGATCGAGCGCGACCAGTGTGAGGGGAATGGATGTTTTTCCGCTTCGCTTGCCAAGCTCGCGCGCGCGACTCTCGGGCGTCATGTCGGGTTTGAAGCGCCCGAAAAACGCACAATGTATCGAAGCAAGTTCAAGCATCACATCGGTATGATCGGCAAGATAATCGATACGCATGCTGTCGGACCTCATTCTGCGGGGATATAGCCCATCGACCCGAAGGCATCTTCTTTGACCGGGTAAACGTCTTCCAACTTGAATTTTCGACTGCCGAGTCCGAGCGTCTCGCCGTACTCCACGACCTTGTAGGGATCTTTGAGCGGCCCGTGGAGCCATTGGAGAGGATGCCCCTCTCGAGTGTGGACTTCCATGCTGGTGGGGATGTTCTCCTCGATCAACTGCGACTCGCCGATCTTGTCCAACACGGCCTGGTCCAGGGCGACGATGTCATCCGAACCGAAGATACCCGCATCGGGCAAGACCGGCATGCCGGTAAACCCGAAGCAGTCACACACGGGGGTCATGTGGGTGGCCAGCACCAGATGGACGTGTTTGCCCGGTTCGAACGTGGAAAGCGTGAGGTCCACGCTGTTGGCACAGGCTTCTTGAAAGACGTGGAAATTGACGGGGTCGATCTTCCAGCTTCCCGGCGGCGCCACTTCCAGGCAGCGGCCGCACTGGTTGCAAGGTTCGATGTGAAGGTGCAGGTCTCCCGGGCTTTCTTTGTCTTCGGAAATGGCTTTGTGCGGGCAGGAGGCGATGATTTTCTCGTAGTCACCCTGGCCGGCATTTTCCGGGAACCAGTAGGGATCGTAATGGCAAGTGTCGTGCATGGCGGAGCGGGTGGAGCCGACCATACATCCCAGGGCGATGTTTTTGAAAACACCGCCATAGCCGCACGTAGGGTGCCCCTTGGCGTGGGCGAAATTGACCAAAAAACTGGCGTCCTGAACCATACCGGCGACCTTCCACTCGCTGATATTCTTGAATTTTCTCTCGTGCGCGTAATAATACTCCCCGTTGGGACCGCCCACGGGAAATACCGGGCATCCCAGGACCTCGGGCGTGTAGCCGCGTTCCGCCGCGCTGGCCGTGTCCCAGGCGATGTCGCAAACGAATGGTTTCCCGCCGCCGTCTTTGACGGCTTCAACAATCTTGCGCACGAACACCGGATGGATGACGGAATAACCGACGTTGTTGCCGAGATGCAGCTTGATGGCGACGGTCTCATCCTTCACCCTTTCACGAATCTTCAACTTTTCGATGATGAGATCGAGTTTGGCGGGCAGGCTTTCCTCCGCTTTGAGCTGCGCCTGCCGCGGGGATCCGTAATACACCGTACTGGTCATCGCTTTATCCTTTCGAGAATAACAATCCAAATTTCATTACATTATAGGTTCGTTAATCTGCGTTGCGAGTAGACACGCTATTTTAGGACAATCACATGAGCGCACATGCCTGGAACCTGGACGACAACGATATCTACGTTATGTACGCACTTGACGTAAAAATGCCTGCACCGCTTCCATGTACGAGGAAAACTGCTCTCGACGGATGTTGTGACCTGCTCCCGGGATGTGAACCTGTTTGATGTGCGGTATGGATTTTTCCAGCTCCGTCGCATCTTCATCCGTCAGGATGGCTCCCCGTTCCGGGTCCGCTGTGATCAGGAGCACCGGACAGGTGATACGGGTTAGAAGCGTTGATGCATCCTTTGGGTCAGAATCCAGTGCATCAATGATATGGGTGATTTTCAGGCTGAAACGATGCTTCGAATCCGCCCAGGGACCCAACTCCGCCTCCGACCAGGATGGATTCTCCGAGCGGGCTATTTCCAGCAGTTCATCCCGGGTTTTGCGTTTCAAATCACACATCCACATACGCATCCCGGCTCGAGTTTCAACTTCATCGGGCGAGAGCGAGTGTTCGCGCCAATATGGAGGAGAATCTTCAACAACGACCGCCAGCGGCAAATCCGGGGCGAGGCTGGCCAATGTTAATACAACCATTCCACCTAATGAATGGCCGATTAAAATCGGTTTTTCAAACCCCAAACGAATTATGAATTCCGATAACTCCGCAGCCATGGTCATCCGATCGTAACCTTCTTCCGGGGCGTCTGATTTCCCGTGCCCGCGCAAATCGACCATGACCACGTCATACTCGTCAGACAACACCTCGGCAGCGGGCGACCAACACAATCCATCATCGGTTATGCCATGAACCAGCACCATGGGTGGTTTTGAAGCACCGCTGCGGTAATAATGAAGCCTCGTTCCGTGGATGTCGATATTCCCTGTCGTCCATTGATGCATCGATTCACCTGTAACAGAGATGCAGAAATGATATCGCAGCGTGGAAATTCTGCTCTCTACCATGCTGAAGTTCAGAAACCATCACTTAATTATGCCTTAGGATT from Anaerolineales bacterium harbors:
- a CDS encoding GNAT family N-acetyltransferase, translated to MRIDYLADHTDVMLELASIHCAFFGRFKPDMTPESRARELGKRSGKTSIPLTLVALDQKIPIGSVSLVEHDLDSRPDLSPWVASVVVRSDYQRQGAGTALMRRIETEAVKLGIKKLYLFTPDMEVFYRTLNWVTIGQEIFKKRFEVTLMEKKILA
- a CDS encoding DUF362 domain-containing protein produces the protein MTSTVYYGSPRQAQLKAEESLPAKLDLIIEKLKIRERVKDETVAIKLHLGNNVGYSVIHPVFVRKIVEAVKDGGGKPFVCDIAWDTASAAERGYTPEVLGCPVFPVGGPNGEYYYAHERKFKNISEWKVAGMVQDASFLVNFAHAKGHPTCGYGGVFKNIALGCMVGSTRSAMHDTCHYDPYWFPENAGQGDYEKIIASCPHKAISEDKESPGDLHLHIEPCNQCGRCLEVAPPGSWKIDPVNFHVFQEACANSVDLTLSTFEPGKHVHLVLATHMTPVCDCFGFTGMPVLPDAGIFGSDDIVALDQAVLDKIGESQLIEENIPTSMEVHTREGHPLQWLHGPLKDPYKVVEYGETLGLGSRKFKLEDVYPVKEDAFGSMGYIPAE
- a CDS encoding alpha/beta hydrolase, giving the protein MHQWTTGNIDIHGTRLHYYRSGASKPPMVLVHGITDDGLCWSPAAEVLSDEYDVVMVDLRGHGKSDAPEEGYDRMTMAAELSEFIIRLGFEKPILIGHSLGGMVVLTLASLAPDLPLAVVVEDSPPYWREHSLSPDEVETRAGMRMWMCDLKRKTRDELLEIARSENPSWSEAELGPWADSKHRFSLKITHIIDALDSDPKDASTLLTRITCPVLLITADPERGAILTDEDATELEKSIPHIKQVHIPGAGHNIRREQFSSYMEAVQAFLRQVRT